In the Corynebacterium suedekumii genome, one interval contains:
- the sufD gene encoding Fe-S cluster assembly protein SufD encodes MTTALTNPDTNPVGNATPHNNKGDVFTSFNVEDFPVPGGRDEVWRFIALRRIRGLHNGTFAEAVEQDVRVDVPSSAPADAVTVETLQPGDARLGRAGAPADRVAAQAWTSMPSAQFVGFARNTAVTEPVVVTVTGRGEGVTSFGATVIEVADGAEATVALNYRGTGTHADNVEINVGDNARLTLIVDAQWDNDAVHLSGQIIQLGRDAVLRHNVATFGGEIVRIVPRVSFTAPGGNAEMLGVYFADDGQYFENRLLVDHSVPNCRSNVMYKGALQADPSSERTEARTCWVGDVLIRAAAHGTDTYEVNRNLLLTEGARADAIPNLEIETGEIAGAGHAATVGRFDDDQVFYLMARGIPEAEARRLIIRGFFSEVINRIPVEAIREELEQRVTTELESVHA; translated from the coding sequence ATGACGACAGCACTGACCAACCCCGACACCAACCCCGTCGGAAACGCCACCCCGCACAACAACAAGGGTGACGTGTTCACCTCCTTCAATGTCGAGGACTTCCCGGTCCCCGGCGGCCGCGACGAGGTGTGGCGTTTCATCGCCCTGCGCCGCATCCGCGGCCTGCACAACGGCACCTTCGCCGAGGCCGTCGAGCAGGACGTGCGCGTCGACGTCCCGTCGTCCGCTCCCGCCGACGCCGTCACCGTGGAGACCCTGCAGCCGGGCGATGCCCGCCTCGGCCGGGCCGGCGCACCCGCCGACCGGGTCGCCGCCCAGGCCTGGACCTCCATGCCCTCCGCCCAGTTCGTCGGGTTCGCCCGCAACACCGCCGTCACCGAGCCGGTCGTCGTCACCGTCACCGGACGTGGTGAGGGGGTCACCTCCTTCGGCGCGACCGTCATCGAGGTCGCCGACGGCGCCGAGGCCACCGTGGCCCTGAACTACCGCGGCACCGGCACCCACGCCGACAACGTGGAGATCAACGTCGGCGACAACGCCCGCCTCACCCTCATCGTCGACGCCCAGTGGGACAACGACGCCGTCCATCTGTCCGGGCAGATCATCCAGCTCGGCCGCGATGCCGTCCTGCGCCACAACGTGGCCACCTTCGGCGGCGAGATCGTCCGCATCGTCCCGCGCGTGTCCTTCACCGCCCCCGGCGGCAACGCCGAGATGCTCGGCGTGTACTTCGCGGACGACGGCCAGTACTTCGAGAACCGGCTGCTCGTGGACCACTCCGTCCCGAACTGCCGCTCCAACGTCATGTACAAGGGTGCCCTGCAGGCGGATCCGTCCTCCGAGCGGACCGAGGCCCGCACCTGCTGGGTCGGTGACGTCCTCATCCGCGCCGCCGCCCACGGCACCGACACCTACGAGGTCAACCGCAACCTGCTGCTGACCGAGGGGGCCCGCGCCGACGCGATCCCGAACCTGGAGATCGAGACCGGTGAGATCGCCGGCGCCGGACACGCCGCCACCGTCGGCCGTTTCGACGATGACCAGGTCTTCTACCTCATGGCCCGCGGCATCCCGGAGGCCGAGGCACGACGCCTCATCATCCGTGGCTTCTTCTCCGAGGTCATCAACCGCATCCCGGTCGAGGCCATCCGGGAGGAACTCGAGCAGCGGGTGACCACCGAGCTCGAGTCCGTCCACGCCTAG
- the sufB gene encoding Fe-S cluster assembly protein SufB — protein MTQATQNTGIPGADTPMNDDQIIESIGPYNYGWHDSDEAGASARRGLSEEVVRDISGKKNEPQWMLDQRLKALSIFDRKPMPTWGADLSGINFDTIKYFVRSTEGQAQSWEDLPEDIKNTYDRLGIPEAEKQRLVAGVAAQYESEVVYHQIREDLEEKGVIFVDTDTALQEHEELFREYFGTVIPAGDNKFSALNTSVWSGGSFIYVPKGVHVDIPLQAYFRINTENMGQFERTLIIVDEDAYVHYVEGCTAPIYKSDSLHSAVVEIIVKKGGRCRYTTIQNWSNNVYNLVTKRAKAEEGATMEWVDGNIGSKVTMKYPAVWMTGPHARGEVLSVAFAGEGQFQDTGAKMTHMAPYTSSNVVAKSVARGGGRSAYRGLVQINANAHHSTSNIECDALLVDNISRSDTYPYNDIRNDHVTLGHEATVSKVSDEQLFYLMSRGIAEEEAMAMIVRGFVEPIAKELPMEYALELNRLIELQMEGSVG, from the coding sequence ATGACCCAGGCAACGCAGAACACCGGGATCCCCGGCGCTGACACCCCGATGAACGATGACCAGATCATCGAGTCCATCGGTCCGTACAACTACGGCTGGCACGATTCCGACGAGGCCGGCGCCTCGGCCCGCCGTGGCCTCAGCGAAGAGGTCGTCCGCGACATCTCCGGCAAGAAGAATGAGCCGCAGTGGATGCTCGACCAGCGCCTCAAGGCCCTGAGCATCTTCGACCGCAAGCCGATGCCCACCTGGGGTGCTGACCTGTCGGGGATCAACTTCGACACGATCAAGTACTTCGTCCGCTCCACCGAGGGTCAGGCGCAGTCCTGGGAGGATCTGCCCGAGGACATCAAGAACACCTACGACCGCCTGGGCATCCCGGAGGCCGAGAAGCAGCGTCTCGTCGCCGGCGTCGCCGCGCAGTACGAGTCGGAGGTGGTCTACCACCAGATCCGTGAGGATCTGGAGGAGAAGGGTGTCATCTTCGTCGACACCGACACCGCCCTCCAGGAGCACGAGGAGCTGTTCCGCGAGTACTTCGGCACCGTCATCCCGGCCGGCGACAACAAGTTCTCCGCCCTCAACACCTCTGTGTGGTCCGGTGGCTCCTTCATCTACGTGCCCAAGGGTGTCCACGTGGACATCCCGCTGCAGGCCTACTTCCGCATCAACACGGAGAACATGGGCCAGTTCGAACGCACGCTCATCATCGTCGACGAGGACGCCTACGTCCACTACGTCGAGGGTTGCACCGCCCCGATCTACAAGTCGGACTCGCTGCACTCGGCGGTCGTGGAGATCATCGTGAAGAAGGGTGGCCGCTGCCGCTACACCACGATCCAGAACTGGTCGAACAACGTCTACAACCTGGTGACCAAGCGCGCCAAGGCCGAAGAGGGCGCGACCATGGAGTGGGTCGACGGCAACATCGGCTCCAAGGTGACCATGAAGTACCCGGCCGTGTGGATGACCGGTCCGCACGCCCGCGGCGAGGTCCTCTCCGTCGCCTTCGCCGGCGAGGGACAGTTCCAGGACACCGGCGCCAAGATGACCCACATGGCGCCGTACACCTCCTCCAACGTGGTGGCCAAGTCCGTCGCCCGTGGCGGCGGCCGCTCCGCCTACCGCGGTCTGGTGCAGATCAACGCCAACGCGCATCACTCCACCTCCAATATCGAGTGTGACGCCCTGCTGGTGGACAACATCTCCCGCTCGGACACCTACCCCTACAACGACATCCGCAACGACCACGTGACCCTGGGCCACGAGGCGACGGTGTCGAAGGTCTCCGACGAGCAGTTGTTCTACCTCATGTCCCGCGGCATCGCGGAGGAGGAGGCCATGGCGATGATCGTCCGTGGTTTCGTCGAGCCCATCGCCAAGGAACTGCCGATGGAGTACGCGCTCGAGCTCAACCGACTGATCGAACTGCAGATGGAAGGATCGGTGGGCTAG
- a CDS encoding helix-turn-helix transcriptional regulator, protein MLLKHAPITASDLAERLEMSAAGIRRHLDILVAEGLAEQDARRPRPAGTPSRGRPAKAFRLTERGHVQFGHSFDQLAADALDSLREAGGQDAVRALARRRIRRIVEGIEPATDDPESVQRVAAELAEAFDRHGYAATVNEAGHGVQICQHHCPVASVAADHPELCEAEHETISSLVGVHVQPLATITGGHGICTTNIPLTPSPTQTPTSQKKGADHDPGNAEHRDPRR, encoded by the coding sequence ATGCTGCTCAAGCATGCACCGATCACCGCCTCGGACCTGGCGGAACGACTGGAGATGTCCGCCGCCGGTATCCGGCGTCACCTGGACATCCTCGTGGCCGAGGGCCTCGCGGAGCAGGACGCCCGCCGTCCCCGTCCGGCCGGCACCCCGAGCCGCGGACGGCCTGCGAAGGCCTTCCGTCTCACCGAACGGGGTCATGTCCAGTTCGGGCACTCCTTCGATCAGCTGGCGGCCGACGCCCTCGACTCCCTCCGGGAGGCCGGGGGCCAGGACGCGGTCCGCGCCCTGGCCCGCCGACGAATCCGGCGGATCGTGGAAGGAATCGAACCGGCGACCGACGATCCGGAATCCGTGCAGCGGGTGGCCGCCGAACTGGCGGAGGCCTTCGACCGGCACGGATACGCCGCGACGGTCAACGAGGCCGGCCACGGTGTCCAGATCTGCCAGCACCACTGCCCGGTGGCCAGCGTGGCGGCGGACCACCCGGAACTGTGCGAGGCCGAGCATGAGACAATTTCCTCTCTGGTCGGCGTGCACGTCCAACCCCTGGCCACCATCACCGGTGGGCACGGGATCTGCACCACGAACATCCCCCTGACCCCGTCTCCCACACAGACACCCACATCCCAGAAGAAAGGAGCGGATCATGACCCAGGCAACGCAGAACACCGGGATCCCCGGCGCTGA
- a CDS encoding ABC transporter ATP-binding protein → MATPFDGSGETSVPTASDTSAAAHGAALELRDVVRTFGDTTAVDHLSLTAARGEILALLGPNGAGKTTTIEMCEGFTRPTSGEIRVLGIDPVRSPDQVRRRIGIMLQGGGSYSGIRVAEMLRLAAAYNADPHDPEWLMDILGLQGVRRTTYRRLSGGQQQRLSLALALIGRPELVFLDEPTAGLDAQSRLAVWDLVTALRADGVTVILTTHLMDEAEALADRIVIMDRGRVVASGTPAELTAGHATSGRVSFETDTPLDLDRALAEVTRTLPDTAPLEAVRPLSYRISADATPDLISALTLAAADQGVLVRRLDVDHRSLEDVFLDITGRSLRS, encoded by the coding sequence GTGGCTACACCTTTTGATGGATCCGGGGAGACGTCTGTCCCGACGGCGTCGGACACGTCGGCTGCCGCCCACGGTGCAGCACTGGAATTACGCGACGTTGTCCGCACCTTCGGCGACACCACCGCCGTCGACCACCTCAGCCTGACGGCCGCCCGCGGTGAGATCCTCGCCCTGCTCGGACCCAACGGTGCCGGCAAGACCACCACCATCGAGATGTGCGAGGGCTTCACCCGCCCCACCTCCGGTGAGATCCGCGTCCTGGGCATCGACCCGGTCCGCTCCCCCGACCAGGTGCGCCGCCGCATCGGGATCATGCTCCAGGGTGGCGGCTCCTACTCAGGTATCCGGGTCGCCGAGATGCTCCGGCTCGCGGCCGCGTACAACGCCGACCCCCATGACCCCGAGTGGCTCATGGACATCCTGGGCCTGCAGGGGGTACGACGGACCACGTACCGGCGCCTCTCCGGTGGCCAGCAGCAGCGCCTGTCCCTCGCGCTGGCGCTCATCGGCCGACCCGAGCTGGTCTTCCTCGACGAACCCACCGCGGGTCTCGACGCCCAGTCGAGGCTGGCGGTGTGGGATCTCGTCACCGCCCTGCGCGCCGACGGCGTCACCGTCATCCTCACCACGCACCTCATGGACGAGGCCGAGGCGCTCGCCGACCGCATCGTCATCATGGACCGGGGTCGCGTTGTCGCCTCGGGCACGCCCGCCGAACTCACCGCGGGTCACGCCACGTCCGGACGCGTGAGTTTCGAGACCGACACCCCGCTCGACCTCGACCGGGCCCTGGCCGAGGTGACACGGACCCTGCCCGACACCGCACCCCTGGAGGCCGTGCGCCCCCTGAGCTACCGGATATCCGCGGACGCGACCCCGGACCTGATCTCGGCACTCACCCTGGCCGCGGCCGACCAGGGTGTACTCGTCCGCCGACTCGACGTCGACCACCGCAGCCTCGAGGACGTCTTCCTCGACATCACCGGCCGGAGCCTGAGGAGCTGA
- a CDS encoding ABC transporter permease, with protein sequence MTEITDTRFTPGTFTPAPERATRSRMIAAQGRMETILFLRHGEQQLLSIIIPLAMLVIAARIPLLGEDRGVTEIFPMMLAIATTSSGFTGQAIALAFDRRYGALKRTGASGVPAATIIAGKVIAVTVMAALQAVLLGGTALLLGWRVSPAGLLLGVVVLLVGVAAFTALGLLMGGTLPAELVLALANLIWVILVGTVGWVLYSQGLDDAGWYTLIPSVALASGLTLAFDGSVPWRELVVLTGWAVVASAAAVKWFRFSS encoded by the coding sequence ATGACGGAGATCACCGACACCCGATTCACCCCGGGCACCTTCACCCCCGCCCCCGAGCGGGCAACCCGGTCCCGGATGATCGCCGCCCAGGGGCGGATGGAGACGATCCTCTTCCTCCGCCACGGCGAGCAGCAGCTGCTGAGCATCATCATCCCGTTGGCCATGCTCGTCATCGCCGCCCGGATCCCGTTGCTCGGTGAGGACCGCGGGGTCACCGAAATCTTCCCGATGATGCTGGCGATCGCCACCACCAGCTCGGGGTTCACCGGCCAGGCCATCGCGTTGGCCTTCGACCGCCGCTACGGCGCCCTGAAGCGCACCGGCGCCTCGGGAGTTCCGGCTGCGACGATCATCGCCGGGAAGGTCATCGCCGTCACCGTCATGGCGGCCCTGCAGGCCGTGCTGCTCGGCGGCACCGCCCTGCTGCTGGGGTGGCGGGTGAGCCCGGCCGGTCTTCTGCTCGGCGTGGTGGTGCTTCTGGTCGGCGTCGCCGCATTCACCGCCCTCGGGCTGCTCATGGGCGGGACGCTGCCGGCGGAACTCGTCCTGGCGTTGGCCAACCTCATCTGGGTGATCCTGGTCGGCACCGTCGGCTGGGTACTCTACTCCCAGGGCCTGGACGACGCCGGCTGGTACACCCTCATCCCCTCCGTCGCGCTGGCCTCCGGGCTCACCCTCGCCTTCGACGGGAGCGTCCCCTGGCGTGAACTCGTCGTCCTCACCGGCTGGGCCGTGGTGGCGTCGGCTGCGGCCGTGAAATGGTTCCGCTTCTCCTCCTGA